The sequence below is a genomic window from Perca flavescens isolate YP-PL-M2 chromosome 24, PFLA_1.0, whole genome shotgun sequence.
AACTGTTTTCACACAGACCAAAACCttatatttaaaagtttaaagtgCATGCCAATAGCTTAGTGGCAAAAATGATTGTCTTGGTTTTGTCAACAGGAAAACGTAGACTAAACTTATTTCCCACTTTTAGTAATTAGGCTAGAACCCCGTTTATGACTCCCACAGACAATCTCAGACAAACtgccacttaaatgcacttttttattatatttaccAACTGGATTTATTCCTCTAACGTTATAGCATTATGAAAACCTCAGGGTATGGAGGACATCTTGTGATACAAGGAATTATGTGATGTATTACAACAAATGTACACTTTCGGCTACATGTCCTTTTGCTGCAGTTTAAGACAGATAATTAACGTTAAGCTAGCTATATTCGAAGTTCGACTTTATAGCTAAGTGACTACTTAATAATGCAGGCTACTAATTGCATAACAACCTTAACTGAGAGGTTATCTAAATTCATTACTAGTGAAATGATTACAAAGCGCGGTGCAAACTTGCAAAAAAAAGGTGTTCACGCAGTAGTTTGGTAAACATGCAGCGTACTAACTAAGCTAACTTACAGACACATCTTGGGCTAGCTGGCTCAAACAATTAGCCCAGATAGCTTGCTAGCTGTACAGTAAACAATCATGTCAAAAATTACTGGTTTACTGACTCGGACGCTTTAATAAAGTCACCTGAATCTGAGGCTGGGTTATCAGACATAACGTTAATGTTTGAAAGGCGTTACGGCATTTGTTTTCAAAGCGACTACGACTCGTTACCTAGCTAGTTAGATGCTAACGAGCCTACCTGCTAATGCTAGCCGTGTAGCGGCCAGTTCTGGGGGAGGGGAGTCGGCTAACACAACGTTATAAGCTAGTATGTTCGACAATCACATCATGTACGGCTCCTTACCTTGCAAAAGTCGGAGCAGAACAGTTCACTATTGGCTCGCAATTCATCACTTGAGTAGCGGGTCAACAAACTCTCTAATTGTTTTTTGAGCCCCTCTAACTCGTACACACTGCCCTCCTCCGCCATACTGCCTGTCTAGCCTCGCTCGTAGCATCGCCACGGTCAACCACTTGCATTGACAGCGCTGATTGGATACTGCGAACGTTAAGGGTCTCGGTTATTAATCCAGCATGCACCGGAGAAGCGTTTAGCGGAGTCGGAGCTCCACAATTAAATCAGAATGCCTTCCAATAAAGTACCGCCGCCACGGCACCAAGAGTAGAATATTACATGCGCCATAAACCACAtggcagacacaaacacagcacgTTAATGACTTAATATTTGCGTTTGCGTCCCATTGTATACACTTGGGAAAGCTATTCGGATTGTCATTCTGCTGTTAAAAACCTTACAATACATATATATGAAAGACTTTTACTCGTGTTTTAatcatatttatacatttacatacacgTTATGGAATTatcaaatatatttacataattAATAAACACTATGTAAACGTGTCCATCGTGCAGATATCTCTATATTATATAGTTTCATTAggataacaacaaaaaactaataaaagagATATATAATCCTTAGATTTGACATGGTTTAGAAACATCCTAAGCAAGGCTAAAGCAAAGTTTTATGTTGaggtgtttttaaatgtaaaactgtAACGTGTAAATTCCATTTAAAGCTATATCACTatagatttttgtatttattcattttgtagTCCAACACACTTACACATAAAGCAGTACTCAGGGCGATTTTAatgcaaatatacaaaaataaatgcacTCTAAACCTAATTGACTGTATGCAAGGAGTCACAGACTTCCTTTAAACTTGATTTAATCATACACAATCATTAAAGGAAAAATTATGCAATACAAAACGTTTCTCTCAGACACAGCGAAGATGAAAAAGTCAAGACAACTATACAGTTCCATCCCAAGCGctgtattgaaaaaaaaaaaaaaaacactaaaatattttatttcaaagaaCTTTGATTATGCATGtatatacatgtttttttttctttattattaaaaagCGGCACATAATAAGTAGCACTGGAAAGATAATGTGCTTATATACAGCAGCTCCTTACTTGATAAATGAGATGAATGTGGCTTTAATACTTTACTATGTCTTCAACAATCCTGTACTTttcagacaaaataaaacagcaacACAGAGGCCTCTATTCAAGactgacacaaaataaaaagctttCTACAAGTAACAAACTTCCAAAAGATTTGCTTTGAGAACTACAAGCAAATATAATAAGAAATAATCAACTGCTTCAAATTATATGTAACCCTATCAAGTTGACACTAGCCTGACATATTTGGCTTATTATACTTTAAGACTCCAGttcaaagaaatacaaaaatgaattaaagaGCAAACCTTAAATCAAAAACTTCACAagatatatatttgtgttgccATCTTCTACTCGTCTACCCAACTTGTCATTGTGTTTGTTGCGTTAGTATAAGAAATGTACAAGCGTTTTAGTTCAGTTTAGTTCATCTCGTCGGTGGACTCCGACATGGATCGCTCTCTCCTTTCCCGGCCCGTGACGAAGTTGAGCAGGTCGACGGCCGTCACCACCCCAAAAACCATCTGCTTCAGACTGGGGGAGCCGTCCGTCAAGTCTGGTGGAAGAACAGAATGGGAGAGAGGGATTAGGATGATGAGAAGGACAGAGAATGACTACCTTGCTTGAGGAGTTGAGTTGTCACCCTACATGACTGTTTCCATTTCCAAAAAGCTTTATGCTGCTTTTATAAAAAAGTAGACCACAAATTCAAATTGGTCAGTCTGTGTCCAGCTTTGACCTGACACTCCTCCCCCCTGGCACACCACAACAGTGGTTATTAGAATACAACTGctgaagagaggaggaaatgCTTATCAATCCTGCAGAGTGAGAATGAATACAGTAAACGCTGTGTGAAGTCAGGTTGTACTGCATGTTCAGATCAAACACCTACaatcaatgaaaaacaaacGCAACACCCTAttatcaaattattattattatcatatctTTTATGGAACAATCTGGAGatattttcctctctttttactCATGTATACATGACCTTGAATGGGTGTATGGCACTAGACCAAACAGTAGTGTGCCTTTTTGTTGCTAAATTCTCACATCCAGACTACTTTGAAAGGGCATGGTTGTCCaaaacctgtggccctttggtgcatgtcatttcccctctctcttccctttcatgtcttcagctgtcctgtcaaaataaaggcctaaaatgccaaaaaaaacaaaacaataatatGTAGCAGTCAATACTGTTACCTTGAGAAAGActttgggcctcattcaccaatatcttcctaagttttttcttaaatttgtATTAAGAAATGTCTAGATTCCAgatgtgttcttaaacagcagaattgttcacAGGCATGTTCTTAGAATGATGAATCCCAGTGGCTTCCTAAATTGACAACTTGTGCCCGTTGCTCCTATTTAGTATAGGTAAGCGCCCCGTTAATTCCTATAAAAGGGCATGACACAGCAGGGCCGTGTGCACACTTggagaaatgttgaaaaaggcgTGGTAAAGACGTCGGAGGCCTCAACTCCAAAAGAGAAAAACTTTAGTAATTCTCAAGTGGAGGTACTGCTGCAAGAAGTTAGCGAAAAACGACACATCACATTTAGTAGCGTCAGCAGTGGATacaaagcagcaaataaaaccGATTTACTCATGCAGTGAACGCTGTGTCCGGAGAAGGGCGCTGTGCATTGCTGTCTGCCACGGTGCGTTTTTCCATACTACCACCGGGAGGAGCCAAAGTTTGACCTTTTGCACACACATTTAGTTTAGCGGATTTTGTTGCACGTATGGAGCACTAGGAGCTCAGACAAATGAGAGCATATGAATGAAggaattgtgtgaaaatgttgtACTTACATTGGATCTGTTCATGCACCACCAGGGCAAAGTGGTCTGTCTCGAGAATGCGAGATAACTTTCCCAAGTTATCAGTCAGACGGATCTAagaatggcaaaaaaaaaaaaaaaaaaaaaagacaatgactTAAGAATAATGAATAAAACAAGCAATATTTGTATGAAAATGAAAGCAACCAATGCACAAGTGACAGGGTTAGCGGCTGACCTGTTTGAACTGCTTGTAGAGCACTTTGCTGACCGGGTCCGACAGCTTGATCTTCCCTGCCAGAATACAGGCCAACATGTTCCCTAAAGTCACCATGCCCAGGATTAACCTGTACAGACACACAAGTGACATTACAATCAAACACAATGTACCAAAAAGGATCCAGGCATGCAGTATTTGAGCGTGACAGATCGCTTCTCTTTCAGGACACTCACCCAGCCTCGTCCACCACAGGCGCCTGGTCGAAGCCCTTTTCTTTGAGGATTTTGATGGTCCTCTGACAAGTGACGGTAGGCAGGACGGTGAGGGGGGCGGACAGGTTCAAGCCCTGCAGCCTTAGGTTCCACCACCtgacaaaaatgaggaaatggGAGGCTCTTACACAACCATACATGGAGGAGATTTGCATAAGAGGAGAATACACCCTATAATTGCACGTACCATGGCTTTTTCACCATGAGGTCCTCCTCACTCAGGAAGCCCTTCTGGACCATCCACTTGTCACTCAGGAATTTGGACCTTGAGGggaaaagaaatagaaaatcaAGATTTGCGTTTACGCAATACAGATCTGAAGGCCCAGCTAATCTCAGGCGGCCTCCGACAttgtatttctgtctgtagtCTGGCGCCATTCGAGCAGCAATGACCCTGATCATCAAACAACACACTGTTGcagcatttctttcttttctgagaagctgtgtgtgattgatctatctatcttttcatcgtgacatacagtattttgcTGATCAAATGACCTTGATTCTGGGGATGGGGATGCTGGAAGTGGCTAAAAATGTTTTACACTAACAAACAAGAAACTTTCCCCAGACGTCTGttctttataataaaaaaaaaaaaaaaaaaaagaaaaagcactaGACCATGGAAGTCCAAGCATTTCCCACAATTTAAAATCATGATAAGCGTTTTTCAGCTCAATGATTTTTCCAACACATTGACATCAATTGGAAAAGGACTTAGAGAAAAGTATTTTCTCTGAAGAAAGAGGCAACAACGGGATGCCCATGTTGCTCTGCTTCTACTAGATCTGTACTGTAAGTATACAATTAGTTTCTAATGTGTAagccaaaaaatatataataagctGAAATAGTACATCAAGACCGGTTTTGAATTTGTTTAGGTCTTTCTGTCCCGTAGTTGTCCATAGAAACTAGTTGCTGCTGCAGTTTTTGTCAGTACAGAAATGGACTGTGTGGTTACTGGACAGGTGGGGATCCTCACATGTAGTTGCGGATGGAGTCCGGCAGGATGACCACGCAGCGTTGACCCTCTTTCAGCTCTTTGGCGACATGCACTGCCGCTGCCATGGCCGTCCCGGAGCTGCCTCCTGTTACGGAAAAGAGCAAAATGTGAGCCGACTCCATAACCTCACCGAGACGTCTGGCGTTTGTGTTAGTGGGGAACCTGAGCGCTTACCGCACAGCAGGCCCTCCTCTCGTATCAGCATGCGAGACATGTTGAAGGACTCCTCGTCGTCCGACTTGTACCAGGTATCAATTacctgaagaaaaaaataaagacgtATTAATACAAGTGGTTGTTAGGCCGCCGGTACACATATAAAAAATAGAAGGTATGGAAGAAAAAAACGGGACCCTGGAACTCACCGATCTGTCGAGCACGGTGGGGATGAAGTCGTACCCGATGCCCTCCACCTCGTACTGGGTCTTATCCGTCTTGTTAAGCTCCTCGGGCTCGGCCAGGATAGAGCCTTCTGGGTCAACACCAACAATCTGCACACAACACACCATTGATAAACAACGGGTAGCTCAGCGCACTATTCCTTTAGCCATGCTTCATAGCTTCACTACTTGGTAAGATAAGAATCAGAAATATGATCTCAAGCCCCACCCTGGTATTGTATAGAGCAAGACGTTTTGTGCCCATTATCGCCCTTACAATGTCTGTTTGTTATAAACTGTATGGTGAGGCAAGTGTTTGGACCAAAGTGGCCCGGCTGTTTGAACTGGATCCATATCTTAAAGTAAAATCCAAAGTTACGTATTAGTAGATCTCCCCCTTTTTGGAGGGTTTGGTTAGAAAAGGGAATTATCACACTGGGGGATCTGTGTCTCGGTGGCTTATTGAAATCCTTTGAGGATGTGGTACAGCAATTTGGAATCCCTAGGTCGCAATCTTTTAGATATTTGCAACTTTGCCATCTGGTAGCAGGGATTTTTGCGCCTTATTTCTGTTCAAGATTATGCATCCCTTCTATTGGACTCCCTCCAGATTGTTTAGAATCGGTCTGAAAGACacaccaaattgttggaaatgtaagacaaaggacggccaattacttcatgtcctatggtcctgtgaCAAGGCCCAGGAATTTTGGACTGGGACACATGATAACCTATGTCTGATTGCAGGGagccaggttccattcagcccaagacTATTCGTTCTGGGAGATGGCTCAAACCTTAGTGGGTTAGATAAACTCaaaagaagctgggtccagactagtttaatgatagccagcGGATGGAAGAACGAAGGGGTGCCGTCAATCCGGGAGTGGGCTTGTGTGATGGCTAGAGTGGCAGcgtttgaaaaaacaaaaaagtcatattaacagtttgccagattggaAGTTTATACCAGAAAATGGCTTTCTcgagggctcctaagaagctttgtgctgggggggggggttaggggGGGCGGTATGATGGGCTCATGGTGTTGTCAtctatacatatgtttatttgatttattgtcgattttgttgaatggtcttcAATATTGTAGCTACTGTGTCACCTTTTCTAGATTTTTTTCTGAGTGGGGGTGGCGGGTGTTCATGTTGCGAGttgtatgttgttaaaaaaaaatgtatctcaccaaaaaaaaagaaatataatccCAGAAAAAGATGACTTCTGGACAGAGACAACTTACCTTGATGTTGGGGCATCGTTCTTTAAGTTTGCGGGCGATGCCTGTGATTGTCCCCCCTGTGCCTGCTCCTGCCACCAGCATGTCCAGTTTACCTGTCGGGAGAGGAGGAGTTCAGAGAAAGTTCATGTTTACTCCACTGATAAAAATGCACTAGGACAGAGGCAACAAAACCCAAACTGTAAAATTGGTATTGTTGAGGTAAATAAACAAAGTTGTTTATagcttgtatatatatatatataactttttaCTTACTTTTATTTACAATAGCATCAAGTCCCATCAGAAATCTAACATCtgaggattttcttttctcatttcaTGCTTATGACAGGGCTGTGGGTAAAAGATCTTTGTACCGTCACACTGCTCCAGGATCTCCTCAGCCGTGGTGTCGTAGTGAGCCAGAGGATTGCTCGGGTTGCGGTACTGGTCCAGGATGTGAGAGTTGGGGATCTCGTTTTTAAGGCGCCAGGCTACGCCCACGTGAGACTCTGGCGAATCGAAGCGAGCGCTGGTGGGTGTGCGGACGATCTCGGCTCCAAGAGCTCTCAAAACATCCACCTgtataggaagaaaaaaaaaaaaagaagaagataaaTCTGACCAAATGTCTACTAATACTGTATAATGTACATTTTAGAGAAAATGGCATTGTGACCAAAAGTGACTTTGGATGATGTGCATATTTTGCTCTACATGTGAATTATGTCATGTAATGATAATCTGCCAAAACAAGGTCCAATAATGATTATGTTATGAGTACCACAGTAGCACGATGTGCACTTACGTATAGTAGCACCACATTTGAATTAAGCTAATTTATTGATAAGAAAATATCATCTACACccgttttttttaatggtttgcTATAGAATTTTGTGGGAAAACTGACAGGTTTCACTATGAATCTTTCATCAGGACATAAAGATTTTAAAGCGTTGTCACTCCATTAAACAAAAGAACACAATGTGACAAAAATGACTATGACTCAAGTGaattttataccttttttacCAGTCAGCCTTTCCCATCATTTGCTAACTATTAATTATCTTATTATAGCCAATAGTCATCAATATAGATGTGCTGATCCAGGGCATCTCAAGTCGGCATTTAGCAGAAGTAGTAAGGACTTTACTATAAAAGAATGCAGAAGTGGGACAGATCAATTAGGGCTGCTCTTATATAACCTTGCCTGAACCTGAGCATTCACAATACCTTAATAAACTAAGGTTGATTGCCGTCATGTCCCCTGTCTTCCCGTGTATCAGTAGATCAATGACCCAACATGGTGGCCGCATACTGCTAAATGTAGAAATACATATCTGATTTAATCACTATTGTTAGAGTGTTGTCTGTAATTAATCAACCGGTTATTAATAACCAACTGTTCGATCTATAAGCTGAGATTTAGTTGGAGACGACAGTCTGATGCTGCTAAACTGTTAGCAGCTTCCCactaaagctaacgttagctatccaTCAGTAGAAATTGTCGCCAGCATCATTTACCACACTGACAATATTCACGTTTCTTATGAGCCTCATATATCAGTGTTAAAGTTTTGATTAATCCGCTACACAACAGCCGTTTCTCTCCTGATGTGACAGCGCAATTCTTCCCACTCATTAGGGACCCTCTGTGATGCCGGTCTGGTCTATAGCCTGGAGCCAAAGCCCATGTATCAGGATCTATTTTAGGACACGGCAAGAGGACAAATCGAAGACCGGGGTTTTTGGATTGGATTGTTGGTGCAACAAACTACTCACCAACATTTCGGCATAGTTATTCATTCAAAAcggtttgtttaaagtaaaagtttggagCGATTTACATTTCCTCTGTCGTAACGCTGTTGTCGTCTATGGGCAACGCGGGATTGTTTCCCCCCGAAAGTGGGCGTGAGTCTGTCTGTCAGAGACATTCTGGGATGTTGCGCCAGTTGTGCGTATAGAACAGAACTCACCTTCTCCATGCTCATTTTCTCAGGCATGACGATGATGCAGCGGTAGCCTTTCACAGCTGCAGCCAGGGCCAACCcaatacctacacacacacacacacacacacacacacacacacacacacacacacacacacacacacacacacacacacacacacacacacacacacacacacacacacacacacacacacacacacacacacacacacacacacacacacacacacacacacattttacaacATTGCATACCACTTGTACCTTTAAATACCTCTCCCCCATAGCACCACATGTAGTTAATTACCAGTGTTTCCAGAGGTGGGCTCTATAATAGTGTCTCCAGGCTTGAGGAGCCCAGCTCTCTCAGCGTCCTCCACCATCCGCAGGCTGATCCGGTCCTTGACACTCCCGCCAGCATTGAAGAACTCACACTTGCCCACTACAAAACACACAACGGAAAGATGTGTTCCATTAAAAGCCATTTCTGATAAGAGATGACCCCTTCATTTGTTACATTCATTGTCTCAAAACAACGCGTCTCGCGCGTGTTTGCGCGGTGTCAATGAGCGATCAACAGTCACACGTTCCGTCTGATCGGACAACGTGCGTCTCGGCTCGAGTGCTGGGTGACTCACACAATTCACATTTGAGTCCAAACATTTTGGGGATCTTGTTGATGCGAACCAAGGGAGTGTCGCCGATCCTGTGCAGGATGTTTGGGAGAAGGGTTGGAGTGACCTTTCTGCGGAAGGagaaaaagtgggagaaaaCAATGTTTCAGCGAAGAGAAATGCAAAAATCAGTGACAGTGCGTCTGTGCGTGAAGAGTCACTGCAAAGACAGTCAAGCTCAACATCTAACACAGGCTGCTTTTCCCCATTACCACTAGAGTAAGACCATGACACGTCTTTCTGGTTTGACGTCTTTGTTTTGAAACGTGGCACAGCCCACAAGATGGGTGAAACTAGTTTTCAACggtttaaacaaacaaagtaATATAATCTGTCCAATACCTTTCATTTCCAAAAGCATTTTTAAAGCTatggtgtgtagtttctgtcacccccatgaggaattctaagtaatgacaacaccactgttgtcgtatccacatgacacaagccgtCCGtaatagagatggtccgataccattttttgtttcctgataccgattccgatacctgaaattgcgtatcggccgataccaaagtaccgatccgataccagtgtgtcaacaatgaatgccccagaactttcttttattatccagtttttacagtcggttataacggaaaaacaacataaataaaactactttaacgtagattttctttagggctttattacgtggtatcggatcggtgcataaactccagtacttcccgataccgataccagcgttttaggcagtatcggagccgataccggaACATCTCTAGTCCGTAATCGCGCACgcgcccccctcccctcctccataCAGTGAtttgtagccaaggaggacacggaggattaaaacaaCATGATGGATTcatcagaagaggtcattatcttcactcgagtttttGCGCGCGAATGTCGCCGAAGAACACCATGTTCttaacacagccatactgagaactACAGAGAGctgtgtgtggagctgatagtcttgatAAGCTttgcattagggctgggcgatatgtaGAAAaccaaatatcacaatatttttgaccaaatacctcgatatcaataccgcaacgatactgtagtgttgactattggtgctttcacaaaatatttacaaaatgagatttgtgataaataatcatcagtaatgtggatataatgactaagtgggtaaaggcaaataatagaacagttacaacagtctggtaagttcagaaaatgacatcactttactgtaatgcagcctttaaaaccaggaaaagacaccacttatgccatattacgatattcaaaatctaagacgatatctagtctcatatcacgatatcgatataatatcaatatattgcccagccctacttcagcTACTACTactcaactcatttggcaatggctggaatgtaacagacgttcattaatattaacaagCTACGAGCTCAAAGCTGTAAGTGTCCTTAGGTCACTTAACTGCATATTCAATTGTTTCACAGGCCAGAGCGGTGGAACGCACCAACCTTGGAACTTGTGTGTGAGGCGAGTCGTCTTTGGAGGCTCCCAGGCTCCACGTGCAGCGGCTGGGAAGGTCGGGCCGGATCCATTTCCTCTCCGCAGCAGCGTTCTTTGTGTTCATCTGAATGGTTCCGTTTGCGTCTTCGGTGCCCGCCGCCGGCACCTTGTCGACCCCGTTCAGCGGTAGCGAAGCCTCCCGGAGTTTGCCTTCCCCGTTGGCGTGGCTGAGCATCTTGGCGGCGTGAGGGCAC
It includes:
- the LOC114551178 gene encoding cystathionine beta-synthase; translated protein: MPSVPSTKETAVKGPVCPHAAKMLSHANGEGKLREASLPLNGVDKVPAAGTEDANGTIQMNTKNAAAERKWIRPDLPSRCTWSLGASKDDSPHTQVPRKVTPTLLPNILHRIGDTPLVRINKIPKMFGLKCELLGKCEFFNAGGSVKDRISLRMVEDAERAGLLKPGDTIIEPTSGNTGIGLALAAAVKGYRCIIVMPEKMSMEKVDVLRALGAEIVRTPTSARFDSPESHVGVAWRLKNEIPNSHILDQYRNPSNPLAHYDTTAEEILEQCDGKLDMLVAGAGTGGTITGIARKLKERCPNIKIVGVDPEGSILAEPEELNKTDKTQYEVEGIGYDFIPTVLDRSVIDTWYKSDDEESFNMSRMLIREEGLLCGGSSGTAMAAAVHVAKELKEGQRCVVILPDSIRNYMSKFLSDKWMVQKGFLSEEDLMVKKPWWWNLRLQGLNLSAPLTVLPTVTCQRTIKILKEKGFDQAPVVDEAGLILGMVTLGNMLACILAGKIKLSDPVSKVLYKQFKQIRLTDNLGKLSRILETDHFALVVHEQIQYLTDGSPSLKQMVFGVVTAVDLLNFVTGRERRERSMSESTDEMN